The Streptobacillus ratti genome includes the window TTTCCCTGAATCAAATTCTGAAATATAGTATACTTCTTTAATTTCCTTATTTTGATTTTTCTCTATATTCACAATTAAAGCTGTTAATAGCTCAATTTTATTTTCTAACTCATTAATTTTTTCATCATCTTTAATTTTATCATCTTTAACAATAATTGAAGATGCAACATTTTTTATATCTTTACCCTCATCTTTTCCAAATGTATATGATATTCCGATTCCTGTTCCAAATTCTAATCTACTATTAAATGAAACATTAGCTAAAAATCCAAAGTTCTTATAATGAGTAGAATAAGCAATAGCTCCTGCTCCCTCTTTACCATAATATCCTACCGAACCTGAAATAGTATGCTTTCCATTTCCTAAATTCTTTAAAGTTGATGCTGTAGCTAAAGCACTTGCAACTCCAGAATTAGCAATATTTATTTTATTACTTAAATCATTAAATTGTTTTTTATTTAAATTATCATTTTCATAATCCTTAATACCTAATTTTTTCCTCCATTTAATAACATCTTCACTATCAAGATTAGAGGCATCTTTATTAGACTTAATCTGTAATATTTTTTTCAAATGTGGAATTGTAGCTATCTTATATCCTCCTACATTCCCTATACTCATATCAAGTTCAACATTTTTATCTATATCTCTCATATTTTTTATCCAATCATATATTTTTTCAAACTCTTTTCTTTCACTATAATTTACATCTTCAACAGAATAGGAAATGTTTCCTAAAAAATATATAGATATAGTTATAAATACCCTCAACAACCAAATCATTTCTTTTTCTATTTCTATTTTTTTATTAATAAATAATCTCATAATTTTTTTAAACATATACTATACCCTTTTTATCCCCCTATTAAATAAAATCTTAAATAAATCATTTTAATTAAATCAACTAATATCTTAGACCTACTAAACCTCAAACAAAATATTCTCTTTTTTAGTTAATCCAATCATTCTCTTATCTCCCATAAAAGATTTAAAAATCTTCCTCTTTTAACTTTAATTTTAAAATATATCTATATTTTCTTATTAATCCATATTTTATACTTACTTTATCAAATCACATTTTCCCCAACATTTCCCAACATTTTCTCAAGATTTTCCCTAACATTTTTTTCAATATTTATCCCACATTTTCTTCCAAATTTCATCAAATTATCATTTCACCTACATTTAATAACGGCAACATTAAAGATACTAACACACCACCTATTAATAGTGCTATAACTATTATGCTTATAGGTTCTAATAATTTTAGTATAATTTTTATTTTAGAACTAACTTTATTAGAATAGATTAAATATAGGTTTTCAAAGCTATTTGCTAAATCTCCCGTTTTTTCTGCAATATTTATTATAGATGTAAATTCATTATCAAATATCTTTTTATTAACATATATTTTCTTCAAAGGTGTCCCTTTAGATATCTTTTTTATTATCTTATCCATTTCATATATAAAATAGTCATTTTCTACTATATTTAAATTTTTTACTGCATCATAAAAATCTATACCTGATTTTAATTGCACATAAACTCCTTGTATATACCTCATCAAAAAAATATCTCTATAAATTTTAATATTAAACTTATATTTATCAATGATATATCTATTTATGTTTATAAAGTATCTAATAAATAGAAATAATATTAAAAATATAAGAATAATTAAAATATTATACTTAATTATTTTATCTGAAATCGATATTAATATTTTTGTAAGTAAAGGTAATTCTGCATTTAAATCCTTATAAATTTCTACAAATTTTGGAACTATTGTCAACATCATAACTAACAATATTATGAAAGATGTAAGTAGTAATATGACAGGATAACTAATAATATTCATAATTTCCTTTAATATATTATCTTCAAATTCATATTTTTCTTTAAGAATATTAAATACCTGTTGTATATTACCAGTTTTTTCTACTATAGAAATGTAACTTAAAAATTCTTTATTGTTGTTAATATTCTTAAAACTCTCTCTTAAAGTCTTTCCTTTTTCTAAATCTTTCTTTAATCTAAGTAATTTCTCTTTTTCTTTTCCTACATATATATTACATAAAACATTTACACTATCAATAATATCTATTTCATTTCTTAATAGAATTTCTAATCTACTTACTATTTCCTTTCTAAATTTTACTTTATTCATTAAGTATTTCTACCTCTACTTCAACATAAATATTTCTCTTTTCCTTATTTTTACTCTTTTTTCTAAATAATGTTGAGAAAATCGGAATACTTGGACTAGATACATTAATACTTTTACTTTCTCTACCCACAGTAGAAATAAAGGTATTACTCCTATTTTTAAGTAAAACCTTAGTATTTAATATATTTTTACTTCTAACTTTCTCACTTTTAAAACTAGACATTTCTGAATATATTTCAAGTTCTACAAACTCTTTATATCCTTTAGTTATTATCCTTGGTTTAATTTTAAATATGAGTCCTGCTTCACTACTTTGTATCTTTTTCTCTGACGCTTTAAAAAATAATTCATCTGTTATTCTTATCTCTCCCTCACTATTATCCAAAACCATTATACTTGGAAAACTTTTAATATACATATCTCCACTCTGCTTTAAGGCTTCTACATCTAATCCTAATTTACTTCCCCCTAGATTAAGTAAATTACTAAGAGATAATTTATTTTCTAAAAACTTAGCAACTAAATCATCATTCTTATTTTCCTCAAGTTTTAAATTCAAACCAAATCTATCAAAAAGTGAAATAGATGTGTCTATGACATTCATCTTAATTATCACTTGCTTTTTAATTTTATCAATACTATATATCATAAGTTTAAGCTTAGAAATATTCTTTTTTTCTCCAGATAATATATACTTTTCTCCAACTTTTTTTATCTTAACATCAAAAGTTCCATCAAGTTTTAAGATTTCATTTTCAGATATATTTTGAATTTTTAATATTTCATATACTTCTTCTGCTTGTTTTACTACCTTATTTTTTCTTTCAACTTTCTTTTCATTATACAATTTAATCTTTTTCATATTTTCATTACTTATATACCTATTTTCTGAAAAAGTTAGTAATGTAAAGAATAAAAATAACTTTTTCATAATTTTCTCCTATAATATCCTAAAGATATTTCAAAATATTCACCATTTAATATCATATGCACATCTCTATTATCAATAAAAATATCTGAATAAAATATATATTGCAAAAATTCATAAAAATTTACTAAACTTCCACTCATCTTAAAAACAACATTAACTCTTTCATAAAATTCATCTCTTTCTTTAATTATGGGTTTAGAACTATCCACTAATCTTAAATTAGAATAATTTGAAAAATAGAAAATGGATTTTAAAAAATCATTATCTGTAACTACTATTTTATCTATTTCATCATCTCTTTGTACTTCAATTTTTTCATATGATTTATCTATTTTTCCAATTTCTTCTATTTCATCATTTAATAGTGTTATTTTATCCTTTTTTATATAATATTCATTCATATTTTCATAACTTAAATATATGGATAATAGCAAAGCAAATACTATCAAAATATATTTAAGATTTTCTTTCTTTAATTTCATACACAAAAGATATTCCTTCATTTTTATCTTTAAGTTCTATAACACTATATTCATCAAAATATTTTTTCAAGGATTTTTCAAAACTTTCTAACCCTTTAAAATTATCTACATTACCCTTTATTGTCCAAACATCATTAATAAATGAAAGTTCAGTATAACTTAGTCCAAATCTACTACTAGTTAAAAAAAATTCTATGTCCATATAAAAGGGTTTTTTAAATGGTTTTTTCATTTTTTTAAATTCTTCAAAATTTAATAAAGCCTCACTATCTCTAAAATCCATTTCTTTTAAATTATTTTCTTTTAAATCAACTATTTTATCTTCTAAAAAAGAAATTTCATTATTAAGACTACTAACATCAAATGCTTTAATAAAATATATATAAATAAAAATAGGTATTAACAATAATGAATAAGGTATGATTTTTAAAAGCATATCCCTAATATTATTCTTTCTAATTTCACTTATATCTTTATCAAAAATATATTCTTTAATATCTTCATTACCTTTTAATAAAGTGTATCCATAAAAATCTTGATTTTCTTCAAAATCTTCTAAACTAAATTCAATTTTTTCAATATTTTTACCAATTTTAATAGAAAAATCTTTTAGTAATATTATTGTATTTTTATCTATAATTTCAAAAATACTATATATCTCTTTAAGCCTATATGTATTACTAAATATATTCCTTATTTTTCTTACAATGCCATTATCAACTCTTTTTTCTATTCCAATTATTTCCATACCAAGTATCACATAAATTTCTGCATTACTTGAAACATTTAATTCTTCTAATCCATCTAGCATATCTAAAAATACATCATCATAATTAAAAATATATTCTACATCATCAAGCCTTATATATATCCTATCAAGAATTAAAAGTGTAATATATTTTTTCAAGCTATATCACTTCTATCAATATCATCAACTATTCTAATCTTATTTCTCATCAATTCTTTTTCAAGCATATTTTTACTATATTTCTCATTTAATAATAAGTCTATAGTATTATTTTTTTCAACACTAAATATCATAATAGTTGAAACTATAAATAACATTACACTTGAAAATAGCATAACATAAATTAAACTTATCCCCTTATTTTTCACAATTTAACCCTCCTCGTAATCTCAGTTTCATCTTTTTTTAAATTAATTTCCAGTACCCCTGATTCATATTTAAAATTACACGTCGCCCCTTTTATAATTCTCTTCCTATTTGCATAAACATCTTTATCCCTGCATCTAATTATTACCTCTTGTCCTTTATCTCCAAATTTAATAACCTTATTATTAACATATATATCTAAATTTCTTTTATCATATCCTACATCTCTAGTCCTAATTTTTCTTATCAAACTACTACTTGCAGAATATATTTCTATCTCATTTTTTAAAACAGTATTTTGAAGATTAACAAATAATAATAAATTCCTATTTATAAATAAAAGTAGTGTTGAAAAAAATATCATAGCTAGCAAATAATCTAAAAGTATTTGTCCTCTATTTTTCAATTAAAATAAAATCCTTTAAATTATTTATACTAACAAAAGCTACACCTCTATCAATATATAGCTCAAAGAATATTTTTCCATTAATTTCATAATCATCAATTCCTAAATAATTAGTAAAATCAGATGAATTATCAAACACACATTTATCACATACTAAACTTTTAATTTTTTCCTCACTACACCCTTTTATATCCACTAATATATTATGTAAATTTATCATATCTTTTAACTTATCACTTTGCTTTTTTTCTATAACATGTATATTTCTAATTACATATATATTTGCTAATAAAATAATTACAAAAATCAAACTTGAAAATACTGTTTCTATTAACATCTCCCCCTTATTTTTCATTTGTCTCCTAATTACATACTCCTAAATCATGTATAATAAAAGAAAAACACATAGCCGGAGCAAATGGTATATATTTTTTTCTTAAAATTAAAGAATAAATCAAAGAGCTAAAATACATTACTTCATAAAATGTCAAAAGAAAATACATATCTTTCATTCCAAAATACATACCAAATACAAGCATTAATTTAATATCTCCCATACCTATAATTTCAAAATTAAAATATGATTCTAATATCCATAATATAAAGAAAGGTAGAGTAAAAATACCCATACCTATATAGCTACTATAAAACCCACTACTAGTAGAAAGATATAAAAATATGGATAATACAATAAGATCTCTATCATATATATAGCCCTCAACAAAATCTATATATGAGATATATAGCAATAATAAATAAGTGACATATATCATTTTCT containing:
- a CDS encoding OmpA family protein, encoding MRLFINKKIEIEKEMIWLLRVFITISIYFLGNISYSVEDVNYSERKEFEKIYDWIKNMRDIDKNVELDMSIGNVGGYKIATIPHLKKILQIKSNKDASNLDSEDVIKWRKKLGIKDYENDNLNKKQFNDLSNKINIANSGVASALATASTLKNLGNGKHTISGSVGYYGKEGAGAIAYSTHYKNFGFLANVSFNSRLEFGTGIGISYTFGKDEGKDIKNVASSIIVKDDKIKDDEKINELENKIELLTALIVNIEKNQNKEIKEVYYISEFDSGKFVLKEEHKNTIDSLISELKDKEIIVVGYTDTDGNDKYNLDLGLNRANSVKVYLETKGVKVKEIRSSGFNELVRDNKTLENKALNRRVEIIVK
- a CDS encoding type II secretion system F family protein, translating into MNKVKFRKEIVSRLEILLRNEIDIIDSVNVLCNIYVGKEKEKLLRLKKDLEKGKTLRESFKNINNNKEFLSYISIVEKTGNIQQVFNILKEKYEFEDNILKEIMNIISYPVILLLTSFIILLVMMLTIVPKFVEIYKDLNAELPLLTKILISISDKIIKYNILIILIFLILFLFIRYFININRYIIDKYKFNIKIYRDIFLMRYIQGVYVQLKSGIDFYDAVKNLNIVENDYFIYEMDKIIKKISKGTPLKKIYVNKKIFDNEFTSIINIAEKTGDLANSFENLYLIYSNKVSSKIKIILKLLEPISIIVIALLIGGVLVSLMLPLLNVGEMII
- a CDS encoding prepilin peptidase, with the translated sequence MIYVTYLLLLYISYIDFVEGYIYDRDLIVLSIFLYLSTSSGFYSSYIGMGIFTLPFFILWILESYFNFEIIGMGDIKLMLVFGMYFGMKDMYFLLTFYEVMYFSSLIYSLILRKKYIPFAPAMCFSFIIHDLGVCN